A single window of Chitinophaga sp. XS-30 DNA harbors:
- a CDS encoding DUF6443 domain-containing protein yields MRFTLFISKVLLICLCSPFILSAQTPGGPARPSATPVTQPSAYTNPTLNYIRTWEPSKPMTDPVAVISTANPIADVKQATQYFDGLGRPLQTVSKGISPAGRDLVAPVVYDAFGREQFQYLPYVPQSGNMSDGLFKTSPFAGQAAFYNNKTSLHPGLMGDTIYYSRTDYEASPLNRVLSTYAPGNSWAKEGGNRPVKMDYLVNTAADSVRIWTMPASGTIPTSTATYGAGQLYKNVTTDERGGKVVEYKDKEGQVVLKKVQLAASPGTAHAGWLCTYYVYDDLNNLRFVIPPLAVERINSNWNVSTVAAGLCFQYQYDHRQRMIEKRVPGAGPVQMVYDNRDRLVFTQDSAQRAKAPTREWLVTFYDGLNRPVMTALYPSNATRDQLQTTMNTATGSSSQSYAVPGPTDLVLGQREAGITSYKARNSITFQDGFESETGAEFLAEIDPTLTTGTTTVTVTNPLPDISGYQPLTYTYYDDYTYTGAKAYVSADTGKLPRVAAQYPEPLIASTMTRGMVTGTRVRVLGTDQWLTTTLRYDAKGRVIQTLSDNLQHGEEVVTTRYDFSGKVLSSYHHHKNPASGTIPATRVLTKHQYDHAGRLMEVRKQLNDNTTLERIVAKMEYDELGQLKTKKLGSADNGTTYIDQLAYEYNIRGWLKSINKDFVLSPTGTGRWFGQELSYDHGYTENQYNGNIAGIRWKSGTDKYQRSYGYRYDMSNRLQSAQFTQQNSTTSYGSWQSNVMDFSVPHVNYDANGNILKMKQSGHKNNVPAVIDQLRYEYTTNTNQLRFVRDSVNDISTTLGDFKEPAANNSSNNASPATDFDYTYDGNGNLKQDKNKDIASITYNHLNLPQLITITGKGTIAYTYDATGAKLRKTVTDQTVSPAKITTTDYMGGLVYERDTLQFVSHEEGRIRAVFQTGQPLTYHYDYFEKDHLGNVRLVLTEQTDFSMYMASMETESAAKENALFSNIDASRSARPSGYPEEEKTTSKNEFVAKLNGNDPDKKIGPSLVLRVMAGDTIAIGAKAFYKSTGPVDRKQPLAPAADMAAALVRAFAPGGASAADKTSALSGNASPFSTGFFNNDYQRLKEQDPGKDANGQRPKAYLNFVLFDDRFNMVDENSGVRQVQAQPDEVQALGQDKMVIQKSGFLYVYTSNETPQDVYFDEVMVMSLPGPVLEETHYYPFGLTMAGISAKAVGKLENRFKYNGIEKIGDLGLEDYDAKFRELDPQIGRWWQVDPKIESMEMWSPYVSNYNNPISYSDLLGDLPYGPDDPVKLQGLVTGKVRDLTRPKDIKTSIEFGAQYLWGSLNEVVDGVNMYINPLVSVAETAVGKSYESGFTEDKSRVQAGMEVAIAFIPGGKAEMGAAKALERSFVSLDNNAITAAIKEGKKDAVKAAIGDNTPIVSITAAKEYLAFGSKSELGSFMTEIGATISKNGGSASQAAALQKQAASMGRALGKNDAMILGGAINNNAAVITVDRKFTNFMNSIGITTIGF; encoded by the coding sequence ATGCGATTTACCCTTTTTATCTCTAAAGTACTTTTGATCTGTTTGTGCAGTCCTTTTATACTTAGCGCCCAAACGCCCGGCGGCCCCGCGCGCCCTTCGGCTACCCCGGTAACGCAGCCCTCCGCCTATACGAACCCGACGCTCAACTACATCCGCACCTGGGAACCCAGCAAGCCGATGACCGACCCTGTTGCGGTGATCTCCACCGCCAACCCGATAGCCGATGTAAAACAAGCCACCCAATACTTCGATGGCCTTGGCCGCCCCTTGCAAACGGTGAGCAAAGGCATCAGCCCTGCCGGGCGCGACCTGGTGGCGCCGGTGGTGTATGACGCCTTCGGGCGGGAACAGTTCCAATATTTGCCTTATGTGCCGCAGAGCGGCAATATGAGCGATGGGCTGTTCAAGACCTCGCCTTTCGCCGGACAGGCGGCTTTTTACAATAATAAAACATCACTGCACCCCGGGTTGATGGGGGACACGATATACTACAGCCGGACGGACTATGAAGCCTCACCCCTGAACCGGGTGCTGAGTACCTACGCCCCCGGCAACAGCTGGGCCAAGGAAGGTGGCAACCGCCCGGTGAAAATGGACTACCTGGTCAACACCGCAGCGGACTCGGTGCGGATCTGGACGATGCCGGCCTCCGGCACGATCCCGACCTCCACGGCCACCTATGGGGCAGGACAGCTCTACAAGAATGTGACCACAGACGAGCGGGGCGGCAAGGTAGTGGAGTACAAGGACAAGGAAGGACAGGTGGTGCTGAAAAAAGTACAACTGGCCGCCAGTCCGGGTACGGCCCATGCAGGCTGGCTCTGCACCTATTACGTGTATGACGATCTGAACAACCTGCGCTTCGTGATCCCGCCGCTGGCGGTAGAGCGGATCAACAGCAACTGGAACGTGTCCACGGTAGCGGCAGGTCTCTGTTTCCAGTACCAGTACGACCACCGGCAGCGGATGATCGAAAAACGGGTGCCCGGCGCAGGGCCGGTGCAAATGGTCTATGACAACCGTGACCGGCTGGTGTTCACCCAGGACTCCGCCCAGCGGGCCAAAGCGCCCACGAGGGAATGGCTGGTGACCTTCTATGACGGGCTGAACCGGCCGGTGATGACGGCCCTGTATCCCTCCAATGCCACAAGAGACCAGCTGCAGACCACGATGAACACGGCCACCGGCAGCAGCAGCCAGAGTTATGCGGTGCCGGGCCCAACGGACCTGGTGCTGGGCCAGCGGGAAGCGGGCATCACCAGCTACAAGGCCCGCAACAGCATCACCTTCCAGGATGGCTTCGAGAGCGAGACCGGGGCGGAGTTCCTGGCCGAGATCGACCCCACGCTGACCACCGGTACCACCACGGTGACGGTAACCAACCCTTTGCCTGATATCAGCGGCTATCAGCCGCTGACCTATACGTACTACGATGATTATACCTACACCGGGGCCAAGGCCTACGTTTCGGCCGACACCGGCAAACTGCCCCGGGTAGCCGCCCAATACCCCGAGCCGCTGATCGCCAGCACCATGACCCGGGGTATGGTGACCGGGACGAGAGTACGGGTGCTGGGAACTGACCAGTGGCTGACCACCACCCTGCGGTACGATGCCAAAGGCCGGGTGATCCAGACCCTGTCCGACAACCTGCAGCATGGGGAAGAGGTGGTCACCACCCGGTACGATTTCTCAGGGAAAGTGCTGAGCAGCTACCACCACCATAAAAACCCGGCCAGCGGCACGATCCCCGCCACCCGGGTACTGACCAAACACCAGTACGACCATGCCGGGCGGCTGATGGAAGTGCGCAAACAGCTCAATGACAATACCACACTGGAACGGATCGTGGCCAAAATGGAATATGACGAGCTGGGACAGCTGAAAACCAAAAAGCTCGGCTCAGCCGATAACGGCACGACCTATATCGACCAGCTGGCCTATGAATACAACATCCGGGGCTGGCTGAAGAGCATCAACAAGGATTTTGTGCTGTCCCCCACTGGCACCGGCCGCTGGTTCGGCCAGGAGCTGAGCTATGACCATGGCTATACGGAGAACCAGTACAACGGCAACATCGCGGGGATCAGATGGAAGAGCGGAACAGACAAATACCAGCGCTCCTACGGTTACCGCTACGATATGAGCAACCGGCTGCAATCGGCCCAGTTCACCCAGCAGAACAGCACCACCAGCTACGGGAGCTGGCAGAGCAATGTGATGGACTTCTCGGTGCCGCATGTGAACTATGACGCCAACGGCAACATCCTGAAGATGAAGCAGAGCGGGCACAAGAACAATGTTCCCGCCGTGATCGACCAGCTACGGTATGAGTACACCACGAACACCAACCAGCTGCGCTTCGTGCGGGACAGTGTGAACGATATCAGCACGACGCTGGGCGACTTCAAAGAACCCGCCGCCAACAACAGCTCCAACAATGCCTCCCCCGCAACGGACTTCGACTACACGTACGACGGGAACGGTAACCTGAAACAGGACAAGAATAAGGATATCGCCTCGATCACGTACAACCACCTGAACCTGCCGCAGCTGATCACGATCACGGGGAAGGGCACGATCGCCTATACCTATGACGCCACGGGAGCAAAACTGCGCAAGACGGTGACCGACCAGACGGTGTCCCCGGCGAAGATCACCACCACGGACTACATGGGCGGGCTGGTGTACGAGCGGGATACCCTGCAGTTCGTAAGCCATGAGGAGGGCCGTATCCGGGCGGTGTTCCAAACCGGTCAGCCGTTGACCTACCACTACGATTACTTTGAAAAGGATCACTTGGGCAATGTGCGGCTGGTGCTGACGGAGCAGACGGACTTTTCGATGTACATGGCGAGCATGGAAACGGAAAGCGCCGCCAAAGAGAATGCGTTGTTCAGCAATATCGATGCGAGCCGCAGCGCGCGGCCCTCCGGTTACCCGGAAGAGGAAAAGACCACCAGCAAGAATGAATTTGTGGCAAAGCTCAACGGCAATGACCCGGACAAGAAGATCGGCCCCTCGCTGGTGCTGCGGGTAATGGCCGGCGACACGATCGCGATCGGCGCCAAAGCGTTTTACAAATCCACCGGTCCGGTTGACCGGAAACAGCCGCTGGCGCCAGCGGCGGACATGGCGGCAGCGCTGGTGCGGGCATTCGCCCCCGGTGGCGCGAGCGCAGCAGACAAAACATCGGCCCTCAGCGGCAATGCTTCCCCGTTCAGCACCGGTTTTTTCAACAACGACTACCAGCGGCTGAAGGAACAGGACCCGGGCAAAGACGCGAATGGGCAGCGGCCGAAGGCCTACCTGAACTTTGTGCTGTTCGATGACCGTTTCAATATGGTGGATGAGAACAGCGGTGTGCGGCAGGTGCAGGCACAGCCGGATGAGGTACAGGCGTTGGGGCAGGACAAGATGGTGATCCAAAAGAGCGGATTTTTGTATGTTTACACGAGCAATGAGACGCCGCAGGATGTTTACTTTGATGAGGTGATGGTGATGAGTTTGCCGGGGCCGGTGTTGGAGGAGACGCATTATTATCCGTTTGGGTTGACGATGGCGGGGATTAGTGCTAAAGCAGTGGGGAAACTGGAGAACCGGTTTAAATACAACGGCATTGAGAAGATTGGGGATTTAGGATTGGAGGATTATGATGCGAAGTTTAGAGAGTTGGATCCACAGATTGGCAGATGGTGGCAGGTTGATCCCAAGATTGAGAGTATGGAAATGTGGAGTCCCTATGTATCCAACTATAATAACCCAATAAGCTACAGTGATTTATTGGGTGATTTGCCTTATGGCCCCGATGATCCCGTCAAACTTCAAGGGCTTGTAACTGGTAAAGTACGTGATCTTACTAGGCCAAAGGATATCAAGACCTCAATCGAATTTGGTGCACAATATCTTTGGGGTTCTCTAAATGAAGTTGTTGATGGCGTTAATATGTATATTAATCCATTAGTTTCGGTTGCGGAGACTGCAGTTGGGAAAAGTTATGAAAGCGGGTTTACAGAAGACAAATCTAGGGTTCAAGCAGGAATGGAGGTCGCGATTGCTTTTATTCCAGGTGGTAAGGCTGAAATGGGAGCAGCAAAGGCATTAGAAAGATCATTTGTTAGTCTTGATAACAATGCCATTACTGCAGCAATTAAGGAAGGGAAAAAAGATGCTGTAAAGGCAGCTATTGGAGACAATACACCAATAGTTTCAATAACAGCAGCAAAAGAATATCTTGCTTTTGGGAGTAAGAGTGAGTTAGGGAGTTTTATGACGGAAATTGGAGCAACAATTAGTAAAAACGGAGGGTCTGCCAGTCAAGCAGCAGCCTTACAAAAGCAGGCAGCGAGTATGGGGCGTGCATTGGGTAAAAATGATGCTATGATACTTGGAGGCGCTATTAATAACAATGCTGCTGTTATAACTGTAGATAGGAAGTTTACTAACTTTATGAATTCAATTGGTATTACAACTATCGGATTTTAA
- a CDS encoding IS481 family transposase: protein MSPKELSDIRRKLRIIQHGQESGNVSKTCRYFGISRETYYKWKKDYESEGERALINSKPCPENPKLRIAADIEAQIIHLRTTYHLGQLRISWYMKRYHDIAVSPAGVYNVLKRNGLNKLPQNQRKRSMEQFKRYEKQVPGHRIQVDIKFLSFTDKSSGKEIKRFQYTAIDDASRARALKIYSKHNQNCAIQFVDYIRSKFPFRIHTIQTDNGHEFQAQFHWHCEDLGIRHVYIKKASPHLNGKVERSHLTDQQEFYQLLDYTDDIDINKKLQEWENFYNCHRPNAALKGKTPYEILKERLQSKT, encoded by the coding sequence ATGAGTCCAAAGGAACTATCAGATATTCGTAGAAAGCTTAGAATAATTCAACATGGTCAGGAGTCGGGGAATGTATCAAAAACCTGTCGATACTTTGGTATATCCAGGGAAACTTACTATAAATGGAAGAAAGACTATGAAAGTGAGGGGGAACGCGCCTTAATTAATAGTAAACCCTGTCCTGAAAATCCGAAGCTGCGTATTGCAGCTGATATTGAAGCTCAGATTATACACCTAAGAACTACCTACCATTTGGGGCAATTGCGAATATCATGGTACATGAAACGTTACCATGATATTGCTGTTTCTCCTGCGGGCGTATATAATGTTCTTAAAAGAAACGGGCTGAATAAATTGCCACAAAATCAGCGGAAGAGATCCATGGAACAATTTAAAAGATACGAAAAACAGGTGCCGGGACATAGAATCCAGGTTGATATTAAATTTTTATCTTTTACTGATAAGTCTTCTGGGAAGGAAATTAAGCGCTTCCAATACACAGCAATTGATGACGCATCAAGAGCTCGGGCTCTGAAAATATATAGTAAGCATAATCAAAACTGCGCAATTCAGTTTGTAGACTATATACGGAGCAAATTCCCATTCCGGATTCATACTATTCAAACTGATAACGGGCACGAATTTCAGGCGCAATTTCATTGGCATTGCGAAGACTTGGGCATTCGGCATGTTTACATTAAGAAAGCTAGTCCACATTTAAATGGCAAAGTAGAGCGGTCCCATTTGACCGATCAACAAGAGTTTTACCAACTGCTTGATTACACAGATGACATCGACATCAATAAGAAATTGCAGGAGTGGGAAAACTTCTATAACTGCCATAGGCCTAATGCTGCGCTAAAGGGCAAAACACCCTACGAAATACTTAAAGAACGACTACAATCTAAAACGTAG
- a CDS encoding RHS repeat domain-containing protein, with protein MKFVTYQRLFFLTLSLFATQSFAQTNYTAAVSKITPVSPEASSISMYQNYPVDFISGVPQIELPLFDIDTKMGRIPFNLSYHPGKLKSGELTGTIGWGWTLSPNMGVTRSIIGVPDDINRGFIQPNPLFGHWNDCNYLLTLVREYNDEQPDDFYYSLLSGSGRFLYRRDGSFSVPGKISITRPSNDIFQIIDTDGTIYKFGRYSASGSPQVIERSAKGWPFQTPFGEITSWKLTEIISYDKTDTIEFQYGAKATWDVQHYNAQWRIIEYPGNTSYQPQIYRSMYTGANCQSGIPAWEPMRAIVGNSSWLPNITEMYDAFDVNLNEFYNPQFVKWATCRPFCADLDAVCSWQSEVGYTQETVCYYDRISQSTYCHQYPVRHDIENYVCRTGATFSNDAADMPDDEVLTNNRIDEWLLTAVKYRGGKVQLNYDSTTCKKISVFTLRNGAYELLKEINFGQRKASNFNYAGSMALYHIDYRNLLDSVVVADGNGITRQRYKIDYSGNDMLPITTNMNKDMFGFPDNNTHYTMPKMAYMINNYKWTDLVETSSGPQWGASQSGSVMAILGYKQLDRYNENESQYSPPIPLIKKITYPTGGSASFEFEKNRFLGPDYNSIFKGGGYRIKKISYTSGIGQDSIIRSYVYGQNENGAGHVKYFPNSSDYMYQITDNMTSVPKKISIFNSTPFYNMIFDNGVAVLYPEVTEYIGKATVGQNSGKSVYSYFIGGLNNTHVPNSPVQINRRDEWQSTELRMKRDFSVSNNTYKLIKKEVYTYQNFVSDTIRVGAAYQKYFHPSDPVICSNNGVYYQQYDIYPGVKKLTQVQDTMYDQGGVNSIFSTKVYTYDPETLLVKKISTTTSKGETKEERKWYVNDVSELPSWDASQITLLNALKANNRIDLPVKEELAINNALKRTIANYFLLSPSNNQIYPSSILQSQYNMPLNREVEFLQYDSRGRLLEQRKINEVKETYLWGYDGRYPVATIVNADHSTVLQYINQSILSNPSSDSQLRLELQNLRQHLPDAMITSYTYKPDIGVTSMTDPSGRTTYYEYDSFNRLKLIRDQNNHIIRQFCYNYVGEIQPCE; from the coding sequence ATGAAATTTGTAACCTATCAGAGATTGTTTTTTCTTACGCTTTCTCTCTTCGCGACGCAATCATTTGCCCAAACGAATTATACGGCAGCGGTGTCAAAAATTACACCGGTTTCTCCGGAAGCTTCTTCCATCTCAATGTATCAGAATTATCCGGTAGACTTTATCTCTGGAGTTCCTCAGATTGAACTACCGCTATTTGACATAGATACGAAAATGGGGAGAATTCCTTTCAATCTGTCATATCATCCCGGAAAACTAAAGTCGGGAGAATTAACAGGGACAATTGGTTGGGGCTGGACATTATCACCTAATATGGGGGTTACGAGATCCATCATAGGAGTGCCTGACGATATTAACAGAGGATTCATTCAACCTAACCCGCTGTTTGGGCATTGGAACGACTGCAATTATCTGTTGACGCTTGTGAGGGAGTACAATGATGAGCAACCTGACGATTTTTACTATAGCCTGCTCTCGGGTTCCGGCCGTTTTTTATATCGCAGAGACGGAAGCTTTTCTGTACCCGGAAAAATTAGTATCACACGTCCGTCGAATGATATCTTCCAGATTATTGATACCGATGGTACTATTTACAAATTTGGCAGATATTCCGCAAGTGGCTCTCCGCAAGTTATTGAAAGGAGTGCAAAAGGATGGCCCTTTCAAACTCCATTTGGTGAAATTACAAGTTGGAAACTGACAGAAATCATTTCCTATGACAAAACCGATACCATTGAATTTCAGTACGGAGCAAAAGCTACATGGGATGTACAACATTATAATGCTCAGTGGAGGATAATTGAGTATCCGGGTAACACATCTTACCAACCTCAAATTTATCGAAGCATGTACACCGGAGCCAACTGTCAAAGTGGGATTCCCGCCTGGGAGCCGATGAGGGCCATTGTTGGAAACAGCAGCTGGCTGCCCAACATAACCGAAATGTACGATGCCTTTGATGTAAATCTGAACGAATTCTACAACCCCCAGTTTGTCAAATGGGCTACCTGCCGACCGTTTTGCGCCGATCTGGATGCAGTATGTAGCTGGCAAAGCGAAGTAGGATATACCCAGGAAACCGTTTGTTATTATGACAGGATAAGCCAATCAACGTACTGCCATCAATATCCCGTAAGGCATGATATTGAAAACTATGTTTGCAGAACAGGGGCCACATTTTCGAACGATGCAGCAGATATGCCAGATGATGAAGTCTTGACGAACAACCGGATTGATGAGTGGCTGTTGACCGCTGTTAAATATCGAGGTGGGAAAGTGCAGTTAAATTATGATAGCACTACATGTAAGAAAATTTCAGTCTTCACGTTGCGAAACGGAGCTTATGAACTACTTAAAGAAATAAATTTTGGGCAGCGTAAAGCATCCAATTTCAACTATGCGGGAAGTATGGCCTTATACCACATAGATTACCGGAATCTGCTTGATTCAGTAGTAGTTGCAGACGGAAACGGCATAACACGACAACGATACAAAATTGATTATTCAGGAAATGACATGCTTCCCATCACCACAAATATGAATAAGGATATGTTTGGCTTTCCCGATAACAATACCCATTACACGATGCCTAAAATGGCTTACATGATCAACAACTACAAATGGACTGACCTTGTTGAAACATCCTCTGGACCACAATGGGGAGCAAGTCAGTCTGGAAGCGTGATGGCAATTTTAGGATATAAGCAGTTGGACAGGTACAACGAAAATGAATCCCAATACAGTCCGCCAATTCCATTGATAAAAAAAATAACTTATCCAACCGGAGGGAGCGCTTCCTTTGAATTTGAAAAAAACCGATTCCTTGGCCCCGACTATAATAGTATTTTTAAGGGTGGAGGATACAGAATTAAGAAGATTTCCTACACCAGTGGAATTGGACAAGATTCTATTATCCGGTCTTATGTGTACGGTCAGAATGAAAATGGCGCAGGACATGTAAAGTATTTTCCCAATTCATCTGATTATATGTATCAGATAACTGACAATATGACAAGCGTCCCCAAGAAGATATCCATCTTTAATTCAACACCATTTTACAATATGATTTTTGATAACGGAGTTGCTGTACTTTATCCCGAGGTAACAGAATATATCGGAAAAGCAACCGTTGGACAGAATTCTGGAAAATCTGTTTACTCCTATTTTATCGGTGGACTCAATAACACACACGTACCCAATTCACCAGTACAAATAAACAGACGAGACGAATGGCAAAGCACCGAACTCCGGATGAAAAGAGATTTTTCCGTGAGTAACAACACATACAAACTGATCAAAAAAGAAGTATATACCTACCAAAACTTTGTAAGCGATACTATACGGGTAGGGGCAGCCTATCAGAAATATTTCCATCCCAGTGATCCGGTTATCTGCAGCAATAATGGTGTATATTATCAGCAATACGATATATATCCCGGGGTAAAGAAATTAACACAGGTTCAGGATACAATGTACGATCAGGGCGGCGTGAATAGCATTTTCTCAACAAAGGTCTATACTTATGATCCGGAAACGCTCTTAGTAAAAAAGATTTCGACCACAACCAGTAAGGGGGAAACAAAGGAAGAGCGCAAGTGGTATGTAAACGATGTAAGCGAACTACCAAGCTGGGATGCAAGCCAGATTACTTTGTTAAATGCACTTAAAGCGAACAACAGGATTGATTTACCGGTCAAGGAGGAACTAGCAATAAACAACGCCCTCAAACGAACTATTGCAAATTACTTTTTGCTATCTCCGTCCAATAATCAAATTTATCCCTCTTCCATCCTGCAGAGCCAATATAACATGCCGTTAAACCGGGAGGTCGAGTTCCTGCAATACGATTCTCGGGGGAGACTTCTGGAGCAAAGAAAGATCAACGAGGTTAAGGAAACCTATCTCTGGGGATATGATGGAAGATACCCAGTCGCCACAATTGTAAATGCTGATCATAGCACTGTACTTCAATATATAAACCAGAGCATTTTGAGTAACCCTTCTAGCGACTCACAACTTAGATTAGAACTGCAAAATTTGCGACAGCATTTGCCAGATGCTATGATTACAAGCTATACATATAAGCCTGATATTGGAGTAACGAGTATGACGGATCCAAGTGGGCGGACGACTTACTACGAATATGACAGTTTTAACCGATTGAAATTAATCAGGGACCAAAATAATCATATCATCAGGCAATTTTGCTACAATTATGTAGGAGAGATACAGCCTTGTGAGTAA